The following are encoded together in the Gouania willdenowi chromosome 14, fGouWil2.1, whole genome shotgun sequence genome:
- the coro6 gene encoding coronin-6, which yields MSRSIVRQSKFRHVYGQSLKAEQSYDDIRVSKVTWDSSFCAVNPKFLAVIVESSGGGAFLVLPLSKTGRVDKNYPLVVGHSGPILDIDWCPHDDNVIASGSEDCTAMVWQIPDHSLIRPVTDPIVVLEGHSKRVGIISWHPTTRNILLSAGSDNLIIIWNVGTGEPLISMEDHPDLIYSISWNRNGSLFCTTCKDRRLRVCDPRKREVVAERLAPHEGIRPMRAIFTRDGNIFTTGFTRMSQRELGLWDPTNFEEPIALLELDTSNGVLLPYYDADANMVYLCGKGDSSVRYFEITEEPPYVHYLNTFSSKEPQRGMGFMPKRGVDVTKCEIARLFKLHDKKCEVITMTVPRKSDLFQDDLYPDTAGPEPAMEPDEWLDGRDEDPILMSLRDGYIPPKSRELKVAKKNVLDSRPSTRRSMSTLETNSLPPQLLERLLEELQNLKATVLSQEKRICDLENKLSQYTNGTD from the exons ATGAGTCGCAGCATCGTGCGGCAGAGTAAGTTTCGCCATGTCTACGGCCAGTCGCTGAAGGCGGAGCAGAGCTACGATGACATCCGTGTTTCCAAGGTGACGTGGGACAGCTCCTTCTGCGCAGTCAACCCAAAGTTTTTGGCAGTCATTGTGGAGTCCAGCGGGGGAGGGGCCTTCCTGGTCCTGCCTCTCTCTAAG ACGGGTCGTGTGGATAAAAACTATCCGCTGGTGGTCGGTCACTCTGGACCCATCCTCGATATCGACTGGTGCCCTCATGACGACAACGTCATCGCCAGCGGTTCTGAAGATTGCACAGCAATG GTGTGGCAGATCCCAGATCACTCATTGATCCGCCCGGTGACTGACCCAATTGTGGTCCTGGAAGGTCACTCTAAACGAGTCGGCATCATCAGCTGGCACCCCACCACACGCAACATACTGCTCTCTGctg GTAGCGATAACCTGATTATAATCTGGAACGTTGGCACGGGTGAACCCCTCATCTCCATGGAAGACCACCCAGATCTCATCTACAGCATCAGCTGGAACCGGAATGGAAGCTTGTTTTGTACCACCTGCAAGGACAGACGTCTTCGTGTGTGTGACCCCCGCAAAAGGGAGGTGGTGGCG GAACGTCTGGCTCCCCATGAAGGGATCCGACCAATGAGGGCCATTTTCACCAGAGACGGAAACATCTTCACCACAGGCTTCACCAGGATGAGTCAAAGAGAGCTCGGCCTCTGGGACCCA ACAAATTTCGAGGAGCCTATTGCACTTTTGGAGTTGGACACAAGCAATGGCGTGTTGTTACCGTATTACGATGCAGATGCTAACATGGTGTATCTGTGTGGAAAG GGGGACAGCAGTGTCCGATACTTTGAGATCACAGAGGAGCCGCCGTACGTCCACTATCTCAACACCTTCAGCAGTAAAGAGCCTCAGAGGGGGATGGGCTTCATGCCCAAGAGAGGAGTGGACGTTACCAAATGTGAGATCGCTCG GTTGTTCAAGCTACATGACAAGAAGTGTGAAGTAATCACCATGACCGTGCCCAGAAAA TCGGACCTCTTCCAAGACGATCTGTACCCAGACACAGCAGGACCCGAGCCCGCCATGGAGCCTGATGAGTGGTTGGACGGCAGAGACGAAGACCCCATTCTGATGTCTCTGAGGGACGGTTACATACCGCCAAAGAGTCGAGAGCTCAAAGTGGCAAAGAAGAATGTTCTGGACTCAAGACCCTCGACTCGACGCAGCATGTCCACCTTGGAGACCAACAGCCTTCCA CCTCAGTTGCTTGAGAGGTTGTTGGAGGAACTTCAGAATCTGAAGGCCACAGTTTTGTCTCAGGAGAAGAGAATCTGTGACTTGGAAAATAAGCTTTCCCAATACACCAACGGCACTGACTGA
- the LOC114475259 gene encoding von Willebrand factor A domain-containing protein 7-like isoform X1, with protein sequence MSSVLALLSFLFLHTGAHSFGILPGSSLSHLEITKAALLNVTVQVCRALAQTEGTQFTPPVLPHTVESVATACNTPQSTKSLQQAVTFIILRNVRVDLRHALNASFHFDEEKLNEGRNIITEGIRAVKASNKQENYEAARQKLGELLHPLQDFYSHSNWVELGNTLPNPRLIRSDVSIGNLADVNRATCRSCEGDDCTNNILEDIIEEQVLTSGYFGIVPVLSTKPPGKCSHGGGLDVTSKIEPIGGINKDTFSSNHGHLHTQAANMAIAATSQLLEDIRSAAGDRPFLQMMGMFKGSSKALCFVIDTTSSMSEDIQTVQDVTSAIINSEVGTDNEPSVYILVPFNDPDFGPLIKTTDPKVFKDVIDSLQASGGGDEEELSLSGLQLALSSAPFSSEIFLFTDAPAKDKQLKNTVIALIERTQTMVTFFITDSSPLNSRRRRNANLLSRMSASDTQLYKDLAQASGSLAIEVTKSDLPRAATIITESASSSLVTLLQAVRNPGKKDSFTFIVDQTVSNVRVYITGTSVTFTITSPTGVSQQSTSTTGSLITSSQSVGNFRSLQLTKIKGSWQINMNSNDSYTLKVIGESPIDFLFDFVAPSQGVFSGFDALETRPRAGVNGGLLVTLTGSSTATVTNVTLVTSSGSEQINGVVESQGSGNFLVQVDRVPSDEFVVRVKGKDQSNVFQRQSTTNFRASNVTITADSSSILEPGSDFSVTFSLTTNGPDGNFTIRATNNRRFASTFPTSLLLENGTSANGTVMLSAPLNTPSGTDVTLTIEAEAPGGGDSNYIVLRFSVVNTVTDFTAPVCELLSLQSNCSDNCSSAMWDLSVRVSDGNDGTGVERVTLRQGGGMLNTSLEAGNENVTLASYTSSCCSPEAELLVVDRVGNVGTCAYNIREGSVGAQSSSTRTMLSMWLYLSLIILGLHVVKFSEN encoded by the exons ATGTCCTCTGTGTTAGCGTTGCTGAGTTTCTTGTTTCTCCACACTGGAGCCCACAGTTTTGGTATATTACCAGGAAGTTCTCTGAGCCACCTGGAAATAACCAAAGCGGCTCTTCTGAATGTCACAGTGCAAGTGTGCCGAGCCCTGGCTCAAACCGAGGGGACGCAGTTCACTCCTCCT GTACTACCTCACACTGTAGAGAGCGTGGCCACTGCTTGCAATACTCCACAATCAACCAAAAGTCTCCAACAGGCCGTTACGTTCATTATACTGAGGAATGTACGCGTGGACCTCCGGCACGCTCTAAATGCAAGCTTTCATTTTGATGAAGAGAAGCTGAATGAAGGAAGGAACATCATCACGGAGGGCATTCGGGCCGTCAAAGCAAGCAACAAGCAGGagaactatgaagctgcacggCAGAAACTGGGGGAGCTTCTGCACCCTTTGCAG GACTTCTACAGTCACAGTAACTGGGTGGAGCTGGGAAACACACTTCCAAACCCTAGGCTTATCAGATCTGATGTCAGCATCGGTAACTTGGCAG ATGTAAACAGGGCAACGTGTCGCAGCTGTGAAGGAGACGACTGCACAAACAATATTTTGGAGGACATCATAGAAGAGCAGGTCCTCACCTCTGGCTACTTTGGCATCGTGCCTGTGCTCTCAACAAAACCTCCAG gCAAATGCAGTCATGGAGGAGGACTTGACGTAACGAGTAAGATTGAGCCGATAGGTGGAATCAACAAGGACACTTTCAGCTCCAACCATGGACATCTCCACACCCAGGCAGCCAACATGGCCATAGCTGCAACCAGCCAGCTCCTGGAGGACATACGATCAGCAGCCGGGGACAGACCCTTCCTGCA GATGATGGGAATGTTTAAAGGCTCAAGTAAAGCCCTTTGTTTCGTCATCGATACCACAAGCAGCATGAGTGAGGATATCCAGACTGTGCAAGACGTCACCTCCGCCATCATCAACAGTGAAGTGGGGACAGATAACGAGCCCTCAGTTTACATTCTTGTACCTTTCAATGATCCTG ATTTTGGACCTCTGATAAAGACAACAGACCCAAAAGTGTTCAAGGACGTTATTGATTCTCTCCAAGCGAGCGGAGGAGGAGATGAGGAGGAGCTGAGTCTTTCAGGCCTTCAG CTGGCTTTGAGCAGCGCTCCTTTTAGCTCTGAAATCTTCCTCTTCACCGACGCACCGGCTAAAGACAAACAGCTGAAGAACACAGTCATCGCACTCATCGAGAGAACACAAACAATG GTGACTTTCTTTATCACTGACTCATCGCCACTGAACAGTCGCAGACGTAGAAATGCAAACCTGTTGAGCAGAATGTCAGCATCGGACACTCAGCTCTACAAAGACCTGGCGCAGGCCTCAGGAAGTCTAGCCATTGAGGTCACCAAGAGTGATCTTCCCCGTGCAGCAACCATCATCACTGAATCTGCAAGCTCTTCTTTG GTGACACTTCTTCAGGCAGTCAGGAACCCCGGAAAGAAGGACAGCTTCACTTTTATAGTGGATCAAACCGTATCAAATGTCAGAGTTTACATCACAGGGACCTCCGTCACTttcaccatcaccagccctaCAG GGGTATCTCAACAAAGCACCAGCACAACAGGCTCACTGATCACGTCTTCTCAGTCTGTGGGGAACTTCAGGAGTCTGCAGctcacaaaaataaaagggtCATGGCAAATCAACATGAACTCAAATGACTCTTACACACTGAAGGTTATAG GTGAAAGTCCAattgacttcctgtttgactTTGTGGCACCTTCTCAGGGCGTTTTCTCAGGATTTGATGCTCTTGAAACACGACCCAGAGCAG GTGTGAACGGTGGCTTGTTAGTGACTTTAACAGGGAGTTCCACTGCCACAGTTACAAACGTCACACTAGTCACATCATCAGGGTCGGAGCAGATCAATGGAGTGGTTGAGTCTCAGGGAAGTGGAAACTTCCTGGTTCAGGTAGACAGGGTTCCCTCCGACGAGTTTGTGGTGCGCGTGAAGGGAAAAGATCAATCAAACGTCTTTCAAAGACAGTCGACCACCAACTTCAGAGCCTCCAATGTGACTATAACC GCGGACTCAAGTAGCATCCTCGAACCAGGCAGTGACTTTTCCGTGACTTTCTCATTGACGACAAATGGACCAGATGGAAACTTCACCATCAGAGCCACGAACAACAGACGCTTTGCCTCCACATTCCCCACCAGTTTACTACTGGAAAATGGAACCAGTGCAAACGGGACTGTGATGCTGTCCGCACCGCTGAACACACCGTCCGGCACCGACGTCACGCTCACCATTGAGGCCGAGGCTCCAGGGGGTGGTGACAGCAACTACATCGTGTTGCGGTTTTCTGTTGTTAACACG GTGACCGACTTCACTGCACCAGTGTGTGAACTGCTCAGCCTGCAGTCCAACTGCTCTGACAACTGCAGCTCTGCGATGTGGGACTTGTCGGTGCGAGTAAGCGACGGAAATGATGGGACGGGTGTAGAACGTGTCACACTTCGACAAGGCGGTGGTATGCTGAACACCAGCCTGGAGGCGGGGAATGAGAACGTGACGTTGGCGTCCTACACGTCATCCTGCTGTTCACCTGAAGCTGAGCTGCTGGTCGTGGACAGAGTGGGAAACGTTGGGACCTGCGCCTACAACATCAGGGAAGGCTCAGTGGGTGCTCAGTCTTCATCCACCAGGACCATGCTGTCAATGTGGTTGTATCTCAGTTTAATAATCCTGGGATTACATGTAGTGAAATTTAGTGAGAATTGA
- the LOC114475259 gene encoding von Willebrand factor A domain-containing protein 7-like isoform X2: protein MKEGTSSRRAFGPSKQATSRRTMKLHGRNWGSFCTLCSHSNWVELGNTLPNPRLIRSDVSIGNLADVNRATCRSCEGDDCTNNILEDIIEEQVLTSGYFGIVPVLSTKPPGKCSHGGGLDVTSKIEPIGGINKDTFSSNHGHLHTQAANMAIAATSQLLEDIRSAAGDRPFLQMMGMFKGSSKALCFVIDTTSSMSEDIQTVQDVTSAIINSEVGTDNEPSVYILVPFNDPDFGPLIKTTDPKVFKDVIDSLQASGGGDEEELSLSGLQLALSSAPFSSEIFLFTDAPAKDKQLKNTVIALIERTQTMVTFFITDSSPLNSRRRRNANLLSRMSASDTQLYKDLAQASGSLAIEVTKSDLPRAATIITESASSSLVTLLQAVRNPGKKDSFTFIVDQTVSNVRVYITGTSVTFTITSPTGVSQQSTSTTGSLITSSQSVGNFRSLQLTKIKGSWQINMNSNDSYTLKVIGESPIDFLFDFVAPSQGVFSGFDALETRPRAGVNGGLLVTLTGSSTATVTNVTLVTSSGSEQINGVVESQGSGNFLVQVDRVPSDEFVVRVKGKDQSNVFQRQSTTNFRASNVTITADSSSILEPGSDFSVTFSLTTNGPDGNFTIRATNNRRFASTFPTSLLLENGTSANGTVMLSAPLNTPSGTDVTLTIEAEAPGGGDSNYIVLRFSVVNTVTDFTAPVCELLSLQSNCSDNCSSAMWDLSVRVSDGNDGTGVERVTLRQGGGMLNTSLEAGNENVTLASYTSSCCSPEAELLVVDRVGNVGTCAYNIREGSVGAQSSSTRTMLSMWLYLSLIILGLHVVKFSEN, encoded by the exons ATGAAGGAAGGAACATCATCACGGAGGGCATTCGGGCCGTCAAAGCAAGCAACAAGCAGGagaactatgaagctgcacggCAGAAACTGGGGGAGCTTCTGCACCCTTTGCAG TCACAGTAACTGGGTGGAGCTGGGAAACACACTTCCAAACCCTAGGCTTATCAGATCTGATGTCAGCATCGGTAACTTGGCAG ATGTAAACAGGGCAACGTGTCGCAGCTGTGAAGGAGACGACTGCACAAACAATATTTTGGAGGACATCATAGAAGAGCAGGTCCTCACCTCTGGCTACTTTGGCATCGTGCCTGTGCTCTCAACAAAACCTCCAG gCAAATGCAGTCATGGAGGAGGACTTGACGTAACGAGTAAGATTGAGCCGATAGGTGGAATCAACAAGGACACTTTCAGCTCCAACCATGGACATCTCCACACCCAGGCAGCCAACATGGCCATAGCTGCAACCAGCCAGCTCCTGGAGGACATACGATCAGCAGCCGGGGACAGACCCTTCCTGCA GATGATGGGAATGTTTAAAGGCTCAAGTAAAGCCCTTTGTTTCGTCATCGATACCACAAGCAGCATGAGTGAGGATATCCAGACTGTGCAAGACGTCACCTCCGCCATCATCAACAGTGAAGTGGGGACAGATAACGAGCCCTCAGTTTACATTCTTGTACCTTTCAATGATCCTG ATTTTGGACCTCTGATAAAGACAACAGACCCAAAAGTGTTCAAGGACGTTATTGATTCTCTCCAAGCGAGCGGAGGAGGAGATGAGGAGGAGCTGAGTCTTTCAGGCCTTCAG CTGGCTTTGAGCAGCGCTCCTTTTAGCTCTGAAATCTTCCTCTTCACCGACGCACCGGCTAAAGACAAACAGCTGAAGAACACAGTCATCGCACTCATCGAGAGAACACAAACAATG GTGACTTTCTTTATCACTGACTCATCGCCACTGAACAGTCGCAGACGTAGAAATGCAAACCTGTTGAGCAGAATGTCAGCATCGGACACTCAGCTCTACAAAGACCTGGCGCAGGCCTCAGGAAGTCTAGCCATTGAGGTCACCAAGAGTGATCTTCCCCGTGCAGCAACCATCATCACTGAATCTGCAAGCTCTTCTTTG GTGACACTTCTTCAGGCAGTCAGGAACCCCGGAAAGAAGGACAGCTTCACTTTTATAGTGGATCAAACCGTATCAAATGTCAGAGTTTACATCACAGGGACCTCCGTCACTttcaccatcaccagccctaCAG GGGTATCTCAACAAAGCACCAGCACAACAGGCTCACTGATCACGTCTTCTCAGTCTGTGGGGAACTTCAGGAGTCTGCAGctcacaaaaataaaagggtCATGGCAAATCAACATGAACTCAAATGACTCTTACACACTGAAGGTTATAG GTGAAAGTCCAattgacttcctgtttgactTTGTGGCACCTTCTCAGGGCGTTTTCTCAGGATTTGATGCTCTTGAAACACGACCCAGAGCAG GTGTGAACGGTGGCTTGTTAGTGACTTTAACAGGGAGTTCCACTGCCACAGTTACAAACGTCACACTAGTCACATCATCAGGGTCGGAGCAGATCAATGGAGTGGTTGAGTCTCAGGGAAGTGGAAACTTCCTGGTTCAGGTAGACAGGGTTCCCTCCGACGAGTTTGTGGTGCGCGTGAAGGGAAAAGATCAATCAAACGTCTTTCAAAGACAGTCGACCACCAACTTCAGAGCCTCCAATGTGACTATAACC GCGGACTCAAGTAGCATCCTCGAACCAGGCAGTGACTTTTCCGTGACTTTCTCATTGACGACAAATGGACCAGATGGAAACTTCACCATCAGAGCCACGAACAACAGACGCTTTGCCTCCACATTCCCCACCAGTTTACTACTGGAAAATGGAACCAGTGCAAACGGGACTGTGATGCTGTCCGCACCGCTGAACACACCGTCCGGCACCGACGTCACGCTCACCATTGAGGCCGAGGCTCCAGGGGGTGGTGACAGCAACTACATCGTGTTGCGGTTTTCTGTTGTTAACACG GTGACCGACTTCACTGCACCAGTGTGTGAACTGCTCAGCCTGCAGTCCAACTGCTCTGACAACTGCAGCTCTGCGATGTGGGACTTGTCGGTGCGAGTAAGCGACGGAAATGATGGGACGGGTGTAGAACGTGTCACACTTCGACAAGGCGGTGGTATGCTGAACACCAGCCTGGAGGCGGGGAATGAGAACGTGACGTTGGCGTCCTACACGTCATCCTGCTGTTCACCTGAAGCTGAGCTGCTGGTCGTGGACAGAGTGGGAAACGTTGGGACCTGCGCCTACAACATCAGGGAAGGCTCAGTGGGTGCTCAGTCTTCATCCACCAGGACCATGCTGTCAATGTGGTTGTATCTCAGTTTAATAATCCTGGGATTACATGTAGTGAAATTTAGTGAGAATTGA